A part of Rutidosis leptorrhynchoides isolate AG116_Rl617_1_P2 unplaced genomic scaffold, CSIRO_AGI_Rlap_v1 contig283, whole genome shotgun sequence genomic DNA contains:
- the LOC139882544 gene encoding LOW QUALITY PROTEIN: probable calcium-binding protein CML25 (The sequence of the model RefSeq protein was modified relative to this genomic sequence to represent the inferred CDS: inserted 1 base in 1 codon) gives MGLRSLFRRKKPTSPSPPPGTSAAATPLGSRSSSMGXRSQIEELEQVFRKFDANGDGKISASELGSIMSSLGHPETEEELAKMVLEVDSDGDGFIDFDEFVELNTKGVDPAEAMENLRDAFSVYDIDGDGSITAEELHKVMRSLGEENSLAECRKMIGGVDSDGDGMISFEEFKVMMMVGSRYDCTSSGNTRNN, from the exons ATGGGTCTCCGATCCCTGTTCCGTAGGAAGAAACCCACCTCCCCGTCGCCGCCGCCGGGGACCTCCGCGGCGGCCACCCCGCTGGGGTCGCGTTCCTCGTCGATGG GCCGGTCCCAGATCGAGGAGCTGGAGCAGGTGTTCCGGAAGTTCGACGCCAACGGGGACGGCAAGATCTCCGCGTCGGAGCTGGGGTCCATCATGAGCAGCCTGGGCCACCCGGAGACGGAGGAGGAGCTGGCCAAGATGGTCCTGGAGGTGGACTCCGACGGGGACGGGTTCATCGACTTCGACGAGTTCGTGGAGCTGAACACCAAGGGGGTCGACCCGGCCGAGGCGATGGAGAACCTGCGGGACGCGTTCTCCGTGTACGACATCGACGGGGACGGGTCCATCACCGCGGAGGAGCTGCACAAGGTGATGCGGAGCCTCGGGGAGGAGAACTCGCTGGCGGAGTGCCGGAAAATGATCGGCGGCGTCGACAGCGACGGCGACGGCATGATCAGCTTCGAGGAGTTCaaggtgatgatgatggtgggCTCCCGCTACGACTGCACGTCCTCCGGCAATACCCGCAACAATTAG
- the LOC139882546 gene encoding uncharacterized protein, which translates to MAASKTAMASLIHYRPLTCAASASASQPARLVPHAPDLIKWVRREGGFVHEAVRIAQDKLSGLGLAAADKIPKGSDLIALPHHVPLRFQPDGGAESVLADLAGKVPEELWAMKLGLKLLGERAKIGSFWWPYISNLPETYSVPIFFPGEDIKNLQYAPLLYQVNKRCRFLLDFEKEVKNAISDFNMMDHPFGGQDINASSLGWAMSAVSSRAFRLYGKKSLTGAYSDVPMMLPLIDMCNHSFDPNARIVQEQGEEQPEMLVKVVAEKEIGANDPLLLNYGCLSNDLFLLDYGFVIPSNRYDTIELKYDGALLDAASLAAGVSSPNFSSPAPWQQEILSQLNLYGDTPDLKVTLGGPDLVEGRLLAALRVLLESENESVQKHDLSTLKSISAEAPCGIATEVAAFRTIIALCVIALEHFPTKIMEDESMLKKGVPDTTKLAITFRIQKKSLIVDVMRDLSRRIKSLLSKETVSANG; encoded by the exons ATGGCTGCTTCCAAGACTGCCATGGCCTCCCTCATCCACTACCGCCCGCTAACCTGCGCCGCCTCCGCCTCCGCCTCCCAACCCGCGCGCCTCGTCCCCCACGCGCCGGACCTGATCAAATGGGTCCGGCGGGAAGGCGGGTTCGTGCACGAGGCCGTGAGGATCGCCCAGGACAAGCTCAGTGGCCTGGGCTTGGCCGCCGCCGACAAGATCCCCAAAGGCTCCGACTTGATCGCTCTTCCCCACCACGTGCCGCTGAGGTTCCAACCGGACGGCGGGGCCGAATCCGTGCTGGCCGACTTGGCGGGCAAGGTCCCAG AGGAATTATGGGCGATGAAGTTGGGTTTAAAGCTTCTTGGAGAAAGAGCAAAGATTGGCTCCTTCTGGTGGCCCTACATCAGCAATCTTCCTGAGACTTACAGTGTACCCATTTTCTTTCCGGGAGAGGACATTAAGAACTTGCAGTATGCTCCTCTACTTTATCAG GTAAACAAGAGATGCCGATTTCTTCTTGATTTTGAGAAGGAAGTTAAGAATGCCATCAGCGATTTTAACATGATGGATCATCCTTTTGGAGGACAAGATATTAATGCATCTTCACTTGGATGGGCCATGTCAGCTGTCTCATCTAGGGCCTTTAGGCTATATGGAAAGAAGTCCCTAACAGGGGCCTATAGCGATGTGCCTATGATGCTTCCTCTTATAGATATGTGCAACCATAGCTTTGATCCAAATGCACGTATTGTCCAGGAGCAAGGTGAAGAACAACCAGAAATGCTAGTCAAG GTTGTTGCTGAGAAAGAAATCGGAGCAAATGATCCTCTGCTTCTTAATTATGGTTGTTTGAGCAATGATCTTTTTCTTCTGGATTATGGATTTGTTATACCTTCAAATCGATATGACACTATCGAACTTAAGTATGACGGAGCTCTTCTAGATGCTGCAAGTTTGGCTGCTGGGGTTTCGTCACCAAATTTCTCTTCACCGGCTCCATGGCAGCAAGAGATCTTGTCCCAGTTAAATCTATATGGAGACACTCCAGATCTCAAG GTAACTCTAGGAGGTCCAGACTTGGTAGAGGGCCGCTTGCTGGCAGCTCTGAGGGTACTCCTCGAAAGTGAAAATGAATCGGTGCAAAAACATGACTTGAGCACTCTTAAATCTATTTCGGCTGAGGCTCCATGCGGAATTGCGACAGAAGTGGCTGCCTTTCGTACCATCATTGCTCTCTGCGTGATCGCATTGGAACATTTTCCCACCAAAATAATGGAGGACGAATCCATGTTGAAGAAAGGTGTTCCTGATACAACAAAGCTAGCTATCACGTTCAGAATTCAAAAGAAGTCGCTCATCGTAGATGTGATGAGAGACCTGTCGAGAAGAATAAAGTCGCTGCTGTCGAAAGAAACAGTCTCTGCAAACGGCTAA